From a region of the Flavobacterium branchiarum genome:
- the kbl gene encoding glycine C-acetyltransferase, giving the protein MYGKIKEHLQNELQTIEENGIFKKERIITSAQDAEITISTGEKVLNFCANNYLGLSSHPEVVQAAKDAMDTHGFGMSSVRFICGTQDIHKTLEKKIADFYGTEDTILYAAAFDANGGVFEPLLGENDAIISDSLNHASIIDGVRLCKAARYRYENSNMEDLEQQLIKANEAGARFKIIVTDGVFSMDGLVAPLDKICDLADKYDAMVMVDECHAAGFIGATGKGTLEAKGVMGRVDIITGTLGKALGGAMGGYTTAKKEIIELLRQRSRPYLFSNSLAPAIVGASIKVFELLEKDTTLRDKLEWNTNYFKDGLKKAGFDIIDGDSAIVPVMLYDAKLSQNMADELLKEGIYVIGFFFPVVPKEKARIRVQLSAAHTKEHLDRALEAFIKVGKLLKVV; this is encoded by the coding sequence ATGTACGGAAAAATTAAAGAGCACTTGCAAAATGAATTGCAAACTATTGAAGAAAACGGAATTTTTAAAAAAGAAAGAATAATAACTTCTGCTCAGGATGCTGAAATAACTATTTCTACTGGAGAGAAAGTTTTGAATTTTTGTGCTAATAATTATTTGGGATTGTCTTCACATCCAGAAGTTGTTCAGGCGGCAAAAGACGCTATGGATACGCATGGTTTTGGAATGTCATCTGTGCGTTTTATATGCGGAACACAAGATATTCATAAAACATTAGAGAAAAAGATTGCCGATTTTTATGGAACAGAGGATACAATACTGTATGCGGCTGCCTTTGATGCTAATGGAGGTGTTTTTGAGCCTTTATTGGGGGAAAATGACGCGATTATTTCGGATAGTTTAAATCATGCTTCGATAATAGATGGGGTTCGTTTGTGTAAAGCGGCTCGTTATCGTTATGAGAATAGCAATATGGAAGATTTAGAACAACAGCTGATTAAAGCCAATGAGGCTGGGGCTCGTTTTAAAATAATTGTTACCGATGGAGTGTTCTCAATGGACGGACTTGTAGCTCCATTAGACAAAATTTGCGACTTGGCAGATAAATATGATGCCATGGTTATGGTTGATGAATGTCACGCTGCAGGGTTTATAGGTGCAACTGGAAAAGGAACTCTTGAGGCTAAAGGAGTAATGGGTAGGGTTGATATTATAACAGGAACTCTAGGTAAAGCTTTAGGTGGTGCCATGGGAGGTTATACTACGGCTAAAAAAGAAATTATTGAATTATTGCGTCAGAGATCAAGACCATATTTATTTTCAAATTCATTAGCGCCAGCAATTGTAGGAGCTTCAATAAAGGTTTTTGAACTTCTTGAAAAAGATACTACACTAAGAGATAAATTAGAATGGAACACTAATTATTTTAAAGATGGTTTAAAGAAAGCAGGATTTGACATAATAGATGGGGACTCAGCTATCGTTCCAGTGATGCTTTATGATGCGAAATTATCGCAAAATATGGCAGATGAGCTTTTAAAAGAGGGTATTTATGTAATAGGATTCTTCTTTCCTGTGGTTCCTAAGGAAAAAGCTAGAATAAGAGTGCAATTGTCTGCGGCTCATACAAAAGAGCACTTAGACAGAGCTTTAGAGGCATTTATTAAGGTTGGAAAACTGTTAAAAGTTGTATAA
- a CDS encoding UvrD-helicase domain-containing protein gives MQRHSFSIYDASAGSGKTYTLVKEYLKIILSASKNDAYRNILAITFTNKAVHEMKSRIVGSLSEFAKDEPSSKAIDLMNDLARETGLSVIELKTKSQNIIKHIIHNYAAFDISTIDKFTHKVIRAFAHDLNLPMTFEVTLDTENLLVEAVDAIIAQAGQDETLTKLLIDFTMEKTDDDKSWDVSREILDTGRLILNENNRNEITHFHDKSIEEFVEIKKKLKVLCKDLEEENTVFATNALSLIEKNGIDLKSFSRGTFPNHLESIRDGKFNPKNKTFHEFDDIAINKTAKDRALIENIIPELLLILDKVYKNFEKRDFYKAFLKNITPLSLLNTVSNELEKIQKEQNVLSISEFNAIIHREIQNQPAPFIYERLGERYRHFFIDEFQDTSEMQWQNLIPLIDNALSGQDDYGVKGTLMIVGDPKQSIYRWRGGKAEQFIELSKDLNPFTNPDKIITHLDTNYRSYSEVIEFNNGFFKLISSEFENADYKDLYENHSHQKTNPKKGGYVNISFLPAIEKNDQIEDDSTLEKTDLYVLATLNTIQKVLREGFEYKDIVILTRKRSQGIAVANYLTEQKIPLLSSETLMIQNATEVRLIVHLLKYLNNNADLEAKANFLHFLAKNTDIKMPIHDFIAEGMGERDEIAFEKWLEKFDVLLSFESIRKKSLYEAVETIVSKFVRPEYNNAYVQYFLDIVLERDIRNQAGISDFLSYWDKNAEKFSIPSPEGNNAVRIMTIHKSKGLEFPVVIMPFAEEDYSRKPKDKLWLNAEEEDFGLPKVLIDNSSAVAGFGEDAALVFNSKKQEELLDNVNVLYVALTRAEEQLYVISQEIKQRKDGEFPGNMASFFIKYLINLGVYEEGKLEYEFGNSTKLSSEEKHSSSTKIIPLVSEVLNPKNIKIAQREALMWGTQQQEAISYGNVIHEILAFVKYASDIDLAIVKALESGLITFDQKDIVLKTIQEIVNHPEISVCFENDNRVLNEETIIQKEGKILKPDRVAITPDGKAYLLDYKTGSANPKYKKQLEEYQFAIENMGFKVLKKALVYIGTDIDVVNL, from the coding sequence ATGCAAAGACACTCCTTTTCTATATATGACGCATCTGCTGGTTCTGGTAAAACGTATACATTAGTTAAGGAATATCTTAAAATTATTCTTTCGGCGTCTAAAAATGATGCCTATCGTAATATTCTTGCGATCACATTTACCAATAAGGCGGTGCATGAAATGAAAAGTCGTATTGTGGGGAGTTTGTCTGAGTTTGCAAAAGACGAACCCTCTTCAAAAGCGATTGATCTAATGAACGATTTAGCCCGTGAAACGGGTCTTTCTGTTATTGAATTAAAAACAAAATCACAAAATATCATTAAGCATATTATTCATAATTATGCCGCTTTTGATATATCGACAATTGATAAGTTTACGCATAAAGTCATACGTGCTTTTGCACATGATTTAAACTTACCTATGACTTTTGAGGTAACTCTAGATACCGAAAATTTACTTGTAGAGGCTGTTGATGCGATTATTGCGCAAGCAGGTCAGGACGAAACGTTGACCAAGTTATTGATTGATTTTACGATGGAAAAAACCGACGATGATAAAAGTTGGGATGTTTCTCGTGAAATTCTTGATACTGGAAGGTTAATATTGAATGAGAATAATCGAAATGAGATTACTCATTTTCACGATAAGTCAATTGAAGAATTTGTTGAAATAAAAAAGAAACTTAAGGTTTTGTGTAAAGACCTTGAAGAGGAAAATACTGTTTTTGCTACCAATGCACTTTCGTTAATTGAAAAAAACGGAATTGATTTAAAATCCTTCTCAAGAGGAACTTTTCCGAATCATCTCGAAAGTATTCGTGATGGAAAGTTTAATCCTAAGAATAAAACATTTCATGAGTTTGATGATATTGCAATAAATAAAACAGCAAAAGACAGGGCTTTAATAGAAAATATTATTCCAGAATTACTTCTGATTTTGGATAAGGTATATAAGAATTTTGAGAAAAGAGATTTTTACAAAGCATTCCTTAAAAATATTACCCCACTTTCGTTATTAAACACGGTAAGTAATGAATTGGAAAAAATTCAAAAAGAACAAAATGTTTTGTCTATTTCAGAATTTAATGCAATCATTCATCGTGAGATTCAAAACCAACCTGCGCCTTTTATATATGAACGTTTGGGAGAAAGGTATCGTCATTTTTTTATTGATGAGTTTCAGGATACATCCGAAATGCAATGGCAGAATTTAATTCCCTTGATAGATAATGCGCTTTCAGGTCAAGATGATTATGGAGTAAAAGGAACCTTGATGATTGTGGGAGATCCAAAGCAATCTATTTATCGTTGGAGGGGAGGAAAAGCGGAGCAGTTTATCGAGTTGAGTAAGGATTTGAATCCGTTTACTAATCCAGATAAAATCATAACACATTTAGATACCAATTATCGAAGTTATAGTGAGGTTATTGAATTTAATAATGGTTTTTTTAAATTAATTTCATCAGAGTTTGAAAATGCAGATTACAAAGATCTGTATGAAAATCATAGTCATCAAAAGACAAATCCTAAAAAAGGAGGATATGTAAATATTTCGTTTCTTCCTGCAATTGAAAAAAATGATCAGATTGAAGATGATTCAACACTAGAGAAAACAGATTTGTATGTTTTGGCAACCTTAAATACAATTCAGAAAGTATTGCGTGAAGGGTTTGAGTATAAGGATATTGTTATATTGACTCGTAAGAGGAGTCAAGGTATCGCTGTCGCAAATTATTTAACGGAACAAAAAATCCCGTTATTATCTTCGGAAACATTGATGATTCAGAATGCAACAGAAGTTCGATTGATTGTGCACTTGTTGAAATATTTGAATAATAATGCCGATTTAGAAGCAAAGGCTAATTTTTTACATTTTTTAGCAAAAAATACAGACATCAAAATGCCAATCCATGATTTTATTGCTGAAGGAATGGGGGAGCGAGATGAAATTGCTTTCGAAAAATGGTTAGAAAAATTTGATGTTTTACTTTCGTTTGAGAGTATTCGTAAAAAATCGCTTTATGAAGCAGTTGAAACAATAGTTTCAAAATTTGTACGTCCAGAATATAATAATGCCTATGTGCAATATTTTCTTGATATAGTTTTGGAAAGAGATATCCGAAATCAAGCTGGTATTTCAGATTTTTTAAGTTATTGGGATAAAAATGCTGAGAAATTTAGTATTCCATCGCCAGAAGGGAATAATGCAGTTCGTATAATGACTATTCATAAGTCAAAAGGATTAGAGTTCCCAGTTGTTATTATGCCTTTTGCAGAAGAAGATTACAGTAGGAAACCTAAGGATAAATTGTGGTTAAATGCGGAGGAAGAGGACTTTGGTCTGCCAAAAGTGTTAATAGATAATAGTAGTGCTGTAGCAGGATTTGGAGAAGATGCTGCTTTGGTTTTTAATTCAAAAAAACAAGAAGAGCTACTTGATAATGTAAATGTTTTGTATGTTGCATTGACACGTGCAGAGGAGCAGTTATATGTTATTTCTCAGGAAATAAAGCAACGAAAGGATGGCGAATTCCCTGGTAACATGGCTTCTTTTTTTATAAAATATTTAATTAATCTAGGGGTTTATGAGGAAGGTAAATTGGAGTATGAATTTGGTAATTCGACTAAATTATCTTCGGAAGAGAAGCATTCGTCATCTACAAAAATAATTCCATTGGTTTCAGAGGTTTTAAATCCAAAAAATATTAAAATAGCCCAACGCGAAGCATTAATGTGGGGTACACAACAGCAGGAAGCTATATCTTATGGAAATGTAATACATGAAATATTGGCTTTTGTAAAATATGCGTCAGATATAGATTTGGCAATTGTAAAAGCATTAGAAAGCGGATTAATTACTTTTGATCAAAAAGACATTGTTTTAAAGACAATTCAAGAAATTGTAAATCATCCTGAGATCAGCGTTTGTTTTGAAAACGATAATAGAGTTTTGAATGAAGAAACTATAATTCAAAAAGAGGGAAAAATTTTAAAGCCAGATAGAGTAGCCATTACTCCTGATGGAAAGGCTTATCTTTTGGATTATAAAACAGGTTCTGCTAACCCAAAATACAAGAAACAGTTAGAAGAATATCAATTTGCTATTGAAAATATGGGGTTTAAAGTGTTAAAAAAGGCATTGGTGTATATAGGAACCGATATCGATGTAGTAAATTTGTGA
- a CDS encoding lipoprotein signal peptidase, producing the protein MSLRKAYLLIFIILIIDQISKIYIKTNFVLGEEVEVFKWFKILFIENEGMAWGTKIPGEYGKLILTVFRIFAVFGIGYWLYDSVKKKSSTYLIVAISLILAGAVGNIIDSVFYGVIFDDSYNNLATLFAPEHYGTLFHGKVVDMLYFPIWEGNLPNWFPIWGGQNFKFFNAIFNFADMAISTGVGILIVFNKRAFNKHE; encoded by the coding sequence ATGTCACTACGAAAAGCGTATTTACTTATTTTCATCATATTAATTATTGATCAAATTTCTAAAATTTATATTAAGACCAATTTTGTCTTAGGTGAAGAGGTAGAAGTTTTTAAATGGTTTAAGATTCTTTTTATTGAAAATGAAGGAATGGCTTGGGGTACGAAAATACCGGGTGAATATGGAAAACTAATTCTGACTGTGTTTAGGATTTTCGCTGTTTTTGGTATCGGATATTGGTTATACGATTCAGTCAAAAAAAAGAGCTCGACATATTTAATTGTTGCAATCTCCTTAATTTTAGCTGGTGCAGTAGGAAACATCATTGATTCTGTTTTTTATGGTGTGATTTTCGATGATAGTTATAATAATCTAGCGACATTATTTGCTCCAGAGCATTATGGTACATTGTTTCATGGTAAAGTAGTTGATATGTTGTACTTTCCAATATGGGAAGGAAATCTACCAAACTGGTTTCCAATATGGGGAGGACAAAATTTTAAGTTTTTTAATGCAATTTTTAATTTTGCAGATATGGCGATTTCTACAGGTGTTGGGATTTTAATTGTCTTTAACAAAAGAGCATTTAATAAACACGAATAA
- a CDS encoding roadblock/LC7 domain-containing protein: MNEITTILNEFLIQTKSTSALISGVKGKLITSLHLDYSDSVATMSDAIISMSEKFLSDLDKGALKQLYLKTTDGVAVANKINNSHSIIVFSNDGSNLGLFLRNIDELATQLNKISLLK, from the coding sequence ATGAATGAAATCACTACCATCCTAAATGAGTTTTTAATTCAAACCAAATCAACATCGGCACTAATATCGGGTGTAAAAGGAAAACTAATTACTTCCTTACACTTAGACTATAGCGATAGTGTAGCTACAATGAGCGATGCAATTATATCTATGAGCGAGAAATTCCTATCCGACTTAGACAAAGGTGCTCTAAAACAATTATATCTTAAAACTACCGATGGCGTTGCTGTTGCAAACAAAATAAACAATTCCCACAGCATTATCGTTTTCTCAAATGACGGTAGCAACCTCGGGTTATTTTTACGTAATATCGATGAATTAGCTACTCAACTTAACAAAATCAGTCTATTAAAATAA